CGGAAATCGATGCTGCCCAGTGTGCGTCCCACGGCGGGCGACTCCTCCCCCAGCCGCACCTCGTCAATGCGCAGGTTGCGGTCGCGGTCGCGCAGCATCTCGTCCAGGAAGCTGACCACCGTGGGGCGGATCAGCTCCGAGGCGAGGCGGAGGCCGCCGATGCGGGTGGGCGAGACCACGGCGTCGGCTCCCACACGCCGCATCTTCTCCCCCGTCTCCGGCTCGGTAACCCGGCTCACTATGCGCAGCCGCGGGTTGAGTGCCCGGGCCGTCAGGGTAATGATCAGGTTGTCCTTGTCGCTGTCGGTGCAGGCGACGAGGCCAGCCGCCCGCTCGACGCCGGCCGCGCTCAGCACCTGATCGGCCGTCGGGTCGCCCGCCAGCACGAGTGCCTGCGAGAGCGCCGACCGCAGCCGGTCGAAGCGCTCCGGATCCTCCCCAATGATCACCAGGCGGCGTTCGACCGCCTGGAGCTCCGAGGCCACCTGGATCGCGGTCTCGCCCGAGCCGCAGACGATGTAATGCCCGCTGAGCCGGCCCACC
The sequence above is a segment of the Gemmatimonadota bacterium genome. Coding sequences within it:
- a CDS encoding potassium channel protein, whose translation is MADFGLSDPTLEQNLRLLRGRLAKGALFMLLVLLVGVLGYRIIDPTASPVDALYMAIITLTTVGYGEIIDLSGNPGGRLFTIAFLLFGMGGLAYFVTTGTAFILEGQLHQVFWRRQMIKEVGRLSGHYIVCGSGETAIQVASELQAVERRLVIIGEDPERFDRLRSALSQALVLAGDPTADQVLSAAGVERAAGLVACTDSDKDNLIITLTARALNPRLRIVSRVTEPETGEKMRRVGADAVVSPTRIGGLRLASELIRPTVVSFLDEMLRDRDRNLRIDEVRLGEESPAVGRTLGSIDFRAISDALLLACRMDADKWVYNPPPSFQLPAGATLILMGSPGDIAAVRRELGE